The following are from one region of the Ignavibacteriota bacterium genome:
- a CDS encoding T9SS type A sorting domain-containing protein, whose protein sequence is MEAFRLSVFFSKCFLLLLIFTELSTAQVTQSWSVRYNGPGSLTDKSNAIAVDHIGNVFVTGTSPSAGFGTEDYATLKYDSAGVEQWVSRYNGTGSSVDNANAIAVDEAGFIYVTGGSSGPGFDFDFLTIKYSSLGDTLWTRRYDGPRGGNDVAYAITIDDSGNVYVTGESEGSTSPHGIFEDYATIKYTPDGVRVWVVSYNGPAGDYDKANSIDVDIVGNVYVTGVSDGGSSGSGDPHFDYATIKYNNVGLIQWVRRHNGTDNALDEGKFVRVDYSENIVVTGSSRYTGSFDDYFTIKYSPAGDTLWFSRYNGTGNNTDIANSLAVDELGNTFVTGKSYGGSINDFDMVTIKYDSDGDSVWVKRYNGEASDIDEGVDIEVDASGNIYAAGSSTGITTALDYTTIKYDDSGTENWSIKYTNSGAAGSEEQLTGIFVDASSNVYVTGMSALDYATIKYVQSPTSIDDENSQSPDEFFLDQNYPNPFNPSTKIRFVIAIRQLPEKQSQMVLLKVYDVLGNEVATLVDEYLPAGSYEVEFGRHSDESANGGQNLSSGIYFYRLQVGSFVETKKMLMLK, encoded by the coding sequence ATGGAGGCATTTAGACTTTCGGTTTTTTTTAGCAAATGTTTTTTATTGCTATTGATTTTTACCGAACTATCAACGGCTCAAGTAACTCAATCCTGGTCTGTCAGATATAATGGGCCGGGAAGTTTAACAGACAAATCCAACGCAATTGCTGTTGATCACATTGGAAATGTTTTTGTTACTGGTACAAGTCCGAGCGCTGGATTTGGAACCGAAGATTATGCAACTCTCAAATATGATTCTGCTGGAGTAGAGCAGTGGGTTTCAAGATACAACGGAACCGGAAGTTCTGTTGATAATGCAAACGCAATAGCAGTTGATGAAGCAGGCTTTATCTATGTTACCGGCGGAAGTTCCGGTCCTGGTTTTGATTTCGATTTTCTCACCATAAAATATTCTTCTCTAGGTGATACCCTCTGGACACGCAGGTACGATGGACCACGAGGTGGTAACGATGTTGCCTATGCGATAACAATTGATGATTCAGGAAACGTTTATGTGACAGGTGAAAGCGAAGGAAGCACAAGTCCTCACGGAATATTTGAAGATTATGCAACCATAAAGTACACACCAGATGGAGTAAGAGTTTGGGTTGTAAGTTACAACGGACCAGCAGGTGATTATGATAAAGCAAATTCGATTGATGTTGATATTGTCGGAAATGTTTATGTAACCGGAGTGAGTGATGGTGGCAGCTCAGGAAGTGGAGACCCTCATTTTGATTATGCAACCATCAAATACAATAATGTCGGTTTGATTCAATGGGTAAGAAGACACAATGGAACCGATAATGCTCTCGACGAGGGGAAGTTTGTCAGGGTAGATTATTCTGAAAATATTGTCGTTACAGGCAGCAGCAGATATACCGGATCTTTTGACGATTACTTTACAATTAAATATTCTCCCGCTGGAGATACGCTTTGGTTTAGCAGATATAACGGGACCGGAAATAATACTGATATAGCAAATTCTTTAGCAGTTGATGAACTTGGAAACACATTTGTAACAGGTAAAAGTTATGGTGGAAGCATAAATGACTTCGACATGGTTACAATTAAATATGATTCTGATGGTGATTCTGTTTGGGTAAAAAGATACAATGGTGAAGCGAGTGATATTGATGAAGGTGTTGATATAGAAGTTGATGCAAGCGGTAATATTTATGCCGCTGGTTCTAGTACTGGAATCACAACAGCACTTGATTATACAACCATCAAATACGATGACAGCGGAACAGAAAATTGGTCTATTAAATATACTAATTCTGGTGCTGCCGGAAGCGAAGAACAATTGACCGGAATATTTGTTGACGCCTCTTCAAATGTTTACGTAACCGGAATGAGTGCACTTGATTATGCAACCATAAAGTATGTTCAATCGCCAACTTCTATTGATGATGAAAACTCACAATCACCTGATGAATTTTTTCTTGATCAGAATTATCCCAACCCGTTTAATCCAAGTACAAAAATACGGTTCGTCATTGCGATCCGGCAATTGCCGGAGAAGCAATCTCAGATGGTCTTGTTAAAAGTATATGATGTGCTGGGAAATGAAGTTGCAACTTTAGTTGATGAATATCTTCCGGCAGGAAGTTATGAAGTTGAATTCGGTCGTCATTCTGACGAATCCGCCAATGGCGGACAGAACCTGTCAAGTGGAATTTACTTCTATCGCTTACAAGTCGGTTCATTTGTTGAAACGAAGAAGATGTTGATGCTCAAGTAA
- a CDS encoding T9SS type A sorting domain-containing protein: MFAGTSNGVYRSTNFGINWTPSNNGMELIDVNFIAIQDTNTLFASTVDSGLYVSLDNGNSWFAFNDGLPTLKLTGVRVMGTYLYCGTNGYGVWRRPISDIVTEVNENNISEKSSDFELGQNYPNPFNPSTKIRFSIPAVTLSEVEWSLVTLKIYDVLGNEIATLINEEKPAGTYEVEFNTSSIKHFPSSGIYFYRLQAGSFVETKKMILIK; the protein is encoded by the coding sequence ATGTTTGCAGGAACAAGTAATGGTGTATATCGTTCAACAAATTTTGGAATCAACTGGACACCATCAAACAATGGGATGGAACTGATAGATGTAAACTTTATTGCAATACAAGATACCAATACTTTGTTTGCTTCTACTGTTGATTCCGGATTGTATGTTTCTCTTGATAACGGAAATAGCTGGTTTGCATTTAATGATGGACTGCCAACTTTAAAATTAACTGGAGTTCGTGTTATGGGAACTTATCTTTATTGCGGAACAAACGGATATGGAGTTTGGCGAAGACCAATAAGTGATATAGTTACCGAAGTGAATGAAAATAACATTTCAGAAAAATCGTCTGATTTTGAGTTAGGTCAGAATTATCCAAATCCGTTCAATCCAAGTACAAAGATCAGGTTCAGCATTCCTGCTGTCACCCTGAGCGAAGTCGAATGGTCTTTGGTCACACTCAAAATCTATGATGTGCTTGGAAATGAAATAGCAACATTAATTAACGAAGAAAAACCTGCCGGCACTTATGAAGTTGAGTTTAATACATCTTCCATCAAACATTTTCCATCTTCCGGAATTTACTTCTATCGCTTACAAGCAGGTTCATTTGTCGAGACGAAGAAGATGATACTAATTAAGTAA
- a CDS encoding T9SS type A sorting domain-containing protein, which yields MKTIIATIFVLVATSEIFPQPLNGSYTIGGGNPDYITLQDAANALKANGVSGPVFFNIRPGTYSKNGGNNTVLILDSLVNGLSSSNRVSFQPDDAAGGNVANVILERNITNPSTADAKLVLVSLDYVTFQNITFRENDISQHVFFNRFVELKTSFYNSPLVEDIEFIGCRFIGTDPSSTETGLAFASQVKGITIRESTFLRLLVGVEGSGTQNENVVIENNQFLKGYYAVNGSGSPGGAAMQVYGQNIIIKKNIIDFSESTTGGYLGIYVNVLDGGQYVIIEENLFKGWVSQAIYLYGYGGAQADSSYIANNMIYVASVPVWANEPAYGLRVTASNVNIVFNTMVLVGYGTYGLSVHGNNCNVFNNIIINRVQSGSNITYDQGNSSQSLNLQTDYNDIYRTDGSSILVYSDGVYYYTFGDYINATELDTNSISQDIEFVAPDDLHLTECQSQDPNLRGIPIDGITIDIDGELRNETSPVMGADEYDARMNDMFGDPFVTALPGTAFSIDSAPFDNLLADGFAIPDYDNNQVRLYHYNGDRTYSHSGTIQTGNWPPTGVKFFDVDSDDHLDLIVGYEENWLQIYFGDGAGGFPTLANLESLGHVRSMEVGIDQYNQEPILYLTIDDAGFPPQRSFLAYVWNWEGTWEIRETRQPGSIYPDTIYAVMDDFAIGNLDSEPDLELFALTVGTLGEAYLFKDSIISGSIHPYAIHYRYILGNTSSYGTSSIEMADFDGDGDNDIVTTGYDKNDLVLLKNLGNFTFADEEIITRQTEGFVTMDYENDGDIDIVTMNRRLDTNGITVFLNDGFGNFTARENCYFPYANGVPWSIIASDFDRDGRTDIAITSTSDSLFVLYNLGGGTVGIQDEETEVIPDSYSLTQNFPNPFNPTTTIQFSIPVSGLVQLSIYNILGEEVKTLLNEEKSAGNHSVQFNASHLASGIYLYRIQAENFVQTKKMILLK from the coding sequence ATGAAAACTATAATAGCAACAATTTTTGTTTTGGTCGCTACATCGGAAATTTTTCCACAGCCCTTGAACGGCTCATATACGATCGGAGGCGGCAATCCGGATTATATAACCCTTCAGGATGCAGCTAATGCTCTGAAAGCAAATGGAGTTTCAGGTCCTGTGTTTTTCAACATTCGTCCCGGAACATATTCAAAGAATGGAGGCAATAATACAGTCCTTATACTCGATAGTTTAGTTAATGGATTGTCATCTTCCAATCGGGTAAGCTTCCAACCGGATGATGCAGCAGGAGGAAATGTGGCTAATGTTATTCTGGAAAGGAACATAACTAATCCAAGCACAGCAGATGCAAAACTTGTTTTGGTGAGTTTGGACTATGTCACCTTCCAAAATATAACTTTCCGGGAGAATGATATATCACAGCATGTGTTCTTTAATCGTTTCGTTGAACTGAAAACTTCTTTCTATAATTCTCCATTAGTTGAAGACATTGAGTTTATTGGGTGCAGATTTATTGGTACGGATCCAAGTAGTACCGAAACAGGACTTGCTTTTGCTTCTCAGGTAAAAGGTATTACAATTCGTGAAAGTACTTTCCTTCGATTATTGGTAGGGGTCGAAGGCTCCGGGACCCAAAATGAAAACGTTGTTATTGAAAACAATCAATTCCTAAAAGGATACTACGCCGTTAATGGTTCTGGAAGTCCGGGTGGGGCAGCTATGCAAGTTTATGGTCAAAATATAATTATTAAGAAAAACATTATTGATTTTAGCGAAAGCACTACAGGAGGATATCTTGGTATTTATGTAAATGTTTTAGATGGCGGTCAATATGTAATTATTGAAGAGAATTTATTTAAAGGTTGGGTGTCGCAAGCAATTTATTTGTATGGATATGGTGGTGCTCAGGCTGATTCATCATACATTGCAAATAATATGATTTATGTTGCGTCTGTTCCAGTTTGGGCAAATGAACCAGCTTATGGACTAAGAGTTACGGCAAGTAATGTAAACATTGTATTCAACACAATGGTTTTGGTCGGTTATGGAACATACGGGCTAAGTGTTCACGGCAATAATTGTAACGTTTTTAACAATATAATTATTAATAGAGTTCAAAGTGGATCTAATATAACTTATGATCAGGGTAATAGCTCTCAATCACTAAATCTTCAAACAGATTACAATGATATTTATAGAACTGATGGTTCTTCGATCCTGGTTTATAGTGATGGAGTTTATTACTACACATTTGGAGATTATATAAATGCAACCGAGCTGGATACAAATTCTATTTCTCAGGATATAGAGTTTGTTGCGCCTGATGATCTACATTTGACAGAATGCCAATCACAGGATCCGAATTTACGAGGAATTCCGATAGACGGAATTACAATTGATATTGATGGAGAGCTCCGAAACGAAACTTCGCCTGTCATGGGCGCCGACGAATACGATGCGCGTATGAATGATATGTTTGGAGATCCTTTCGTAACAGCATTACCTGGAACAGCATTCTCAATTGATTCAGCACCATTTGATAATCTGCTTGCAGACGGTTTTGCTATCCCTGATTATGATAACAATCAAGTTCGCTTGTACCATTACAATGGTGACAGAACTTACTCTCATTCGGGAACTATTCAAACCGGTAATTGGCCACCTACTGGAGTTAAATTTTTTGATGTTGATTCGGACGATCATCTTGATTTGATAGTCGGATACGAAGAGAACTGGTTGCAAATTTATTTTGGAGATGGGGCTGGCGGATTTCCTACACTTGCAAACCTCGAGTCACTGGGTCATGTTCGATCCATGGAGGTTGGCATTGATCAATATAACCAGGAACCTATATTATATCTAACAATTGATGATGCTGGTTTTCCGCCTCAACGCAGTTTTTTGGCTTACGTCTGGAATTGGGAGGGGACTTGGGAGATAAGAGAAACCAGACAACCTGGAAGTATTTACCCCGATACCATTTATGCTGTGATGGATGATTTTGCAATCGGTAACCTTGATTCTGAGCCCGATCTTGAATTATTTGCACTCACTGTTGGTACTTTGGGTGAAGCTTATCTTTTTAAAGACAGTATTATTTCGGGGTCTATTCATCCATATGCAATACACTACAGATATATACTTGGTAATACTTCAAGTTACGGTACTTCTAGCATCGAGATGGCTGATTTTGATGGTGACGGTGATAATGATATTGTAACAACCGGCTATGATAAGAATGATCTTGTGCTGCTTAAAAATTTAGGCAATTTTACATTTGCCGATGAAGAGATTATAACCAGGCAAACAGAAGGTTTTGTAACTATGGATTATGAAAATGATGGAGACATAGATATTGTTACTATGAATCGCCGGCTTGATACAAATGGAATTACTGTTTTTCTAAATGATGGCTTTGGCAATTTTACTGCTCGTGAAAATTGTTACTTCCCGTATGCTAATGGAGTTCCATGGTCAATCATAGCTTCCGATTTTGATCGGGACGGCAGAACCGATATAGCTATTACTTCAACCAGCGATTCACTTTTTGTTTTATATAATTTAGGCGGTGGAACTGTTGGTATTCAAGATGAGGAAACTGAAGTGATTCCGGATTCATATTCGCTCACACAAAATTTTCCAAATCCATTTAATCCCACGACAACTATTCAGTTTTCAATTCCTGTTTCTGGATTAGTGCAGCTTTCAATCTATAACATTCTTGGCGAAGAAGTGAAAACTTTATTGAATGAAGAAAAATCTGCTGGAAATCATTCTGTACAATTCAATGCTTCTCATCTTGCAAGCGGAATTTATTTGTATAGAATTCAAGCAGAAAACTTTGTTCAAACTAAGAAGATGATTCTTCTCAAATAA